GGTGGGTGAAGGCCTGCGGGAAGTTGCCCAGCTGGTCACCGGTCAGGCCCACCTGCTCGGCGTACAGACCGAGGTGGTTGGCGTAGGTGAACATCTTCTCGAGCGCCAGCCGCGCGTCCTCGAGCCGGCCCGCCCGGGTCAGCGCCTCGACGTACCAGAACGAGCAGATCGAGAACGTGCCCTCGACGCCGTCGAGCCCGTCGGGGGCGCGGCCGAGGTCGTAGCGGAAGACCAGGCTGTCGGCGACCAGCCGGTCCTCCAGCGCCTCGAGCGTGGAGAGGAACCGTGGGTCGTTGGGGGCGAGGAACTTCACCAGCGGCATCAGCAGCAGCCCGGCGTCGACCGTGTCGCCGCCGGCGTGCTGGACGAAAGAACCGAGCTCGTCGTTCCAGCAGTCCTCCACGACGTGGCGCTGGATCGCGTCGCGCACCCTGCCCCAGGCGGAGAGGTCGCCGGGGAGGCCGCGCTGCCGGGCCATCCGGATCATCCGCTCGATGGCGACCCAGCACATCAGGCGGGAGGTGGTGTGGGGCCGGGGGTCGTCCCGGATCTCCCACATCCCGGCGTCCTCACGTTCCCAGTGCTCCGCCACCCAGTCGACGATGCGGGTCATGTCCCGCCACGCGTCGACGCTGATGCCGGGTCCGTACTTGTTGTAGAGGTAGACCGAGTCGATGACCTCGCCGTAGATGTCGAGCTGCAGCTGCTCGGCGGCGGCGTTGCCGACCCGGACCGGGCGTGAGTCGGCGTGGCCGCGGAGGTGGTCGAGCTCGTGCTCGGTGCCGGGCACGTTGCCGTCGAGGTCGTAGAGGTTGCGCAGCGGCCCCAGGCCGGATCCGTCGGAGCCGCCCTCCGACGTCGTGTCGTCCCCCATGCGCTCGGACAGCCACCGCATGAAGGACGCCGCCTCGTCGGTGAAGCCGAGCCGCAGCAGCGCGTAGATCGTGAAGGCGGCGTCCCGGACCCACACGTAGCGGTAGTCCCAGTTGCGCTCGCCCCCGACCTCCTCGGGCAGGCTCGTGGTCGGTGCGGCCACCACGGCACCGGTCGGCTCGTGGGTCAGCAGCTTGAGGGTGATCGCGGACCGCTGCACCATCTCGCGCCACCGGCCCCGGTAGAGGGAACGGTCCAGCCACGACCTCCAGAACCGGGTCGTCTCCTCGAAGGCGTGCTCGAGGTCCGACTCCTCCGGGAGGTCGTCCCCGGCTTCCAGCACGTGCAGGGTGAAGCGCGCCTCCTGCCCGTGGTCGAGGGTCACCTCCGCCGCCACGCCGCCGTCGACCACCTCGAGGTCGTGGGTGGCCGTGATGCCGAGGCGTACGTCGCCGTCGACCAGGAGCACCCCGGCGTCGGTGCGCTGCGGGCTGGGCCGCTCGCGGCCGTAGTCGGGCCGCGCCTGCAGGACCGTCCGGATCGTGACCTCGCCGCGCACCGAGCGGATCCGGCGTACCAGCCGTTGCCGGTGGTCGGGGTCGTGCGCCTGCAGCAGGGGGAAGAAGTCGTGCACCTCGGCGACCCCCGCCGGGCACATGAACCGCGTCACCAGCACCGCGGAGTCGGGCAGGTAGAACTGGTGGGTCCTGCTGTGGCCGCCGACGATCTCGATGCCCCAGTGGCCGGCGTCCTCGTCGAGCAGGCGGCCGAAGACGCTCGGGCCGTCGAAGCGCTGCGGACAGAACCAGTCGATGGTCCCGTCGGTCGCGACCAGGGCGCAGCTGCGCAGGTCGCCGATGATCCCGTGGTCGGAGATCGCGGCCTGCCCGCTCATCGGCCGAGCCGCCATCCGCCGGGCGCCAGGGCCACCGCCGCCTCGGGCCCCCAGCTGCCCGGCTCGTACGGGTGCACCTGCGGCCGGTCGTCGAGGACCGGTTGCACCACCTGCCAGAGCCGGTCCACCTCGTCGGAGCGGGTGAAGAACGTCCGGTCGCCCTCCAGCGTGTCGAGCAGCAGCCGCTCGTACGCCGCCAGCGGCTCGGCCTCCTCCTCGTCCACGTCCTCGGCCAGGTCGAGGCGGAAGGTGCCCTCGGTCAGGTGCATCGTGGGCCCGGGTCGCTTGGCTCGCACGTCGAGCTGGATCTGCACGTCGTCGGTGAGCTCCAGCACCAGCTCGTTGGCGGCGCACTCGGCACCGGGCAGCACGGTCGTGGCCGGGGTGCGGAAGCGCAGGGTGATGGTCCTCCGTGTCTCGGCCATCCGCTTGCCGGTGCGCAGCAGGAAGGGCACGTCGCGCCAGCGGTCGTTGTCGACGTACGCCTCCAGCGCGACGAGGGTCTCGACGTCGGAGTCGTCGTCGACGTCGTCCTCGTCCCGGTAGCCGTCGTACTGACCGAGCACGACCCGGCTGGGGTCGAGGGGCCGCAGGCTCTCGAACACGGCCGCCTTGGCGTCGCGGACCGACCGCTCGTCGAGGTCCTCCGGCTCCTCCAGCGCCACGAAGCCCAGCAGCTGGCACAGGTGGGTCGAGACCATGTCACGCAGGCAGCCGGTCGACTCGTAGAAGCTGCCCCGCCCCTCCATCCCGAGGGTCTCGGGGACGTCGATCTGCACCGACTCGATGCTGTGCCGGTTCCAGGCCGGTTCCAGCACCCCGTTGGCGAACCGCAGCGCCAGGATGTTCTGCACCGCCTCCTTGCCGAGGAAGTGGTCGATGCGGAAAACCTGGTCCTCCTCGGCGACCTCCCGGAGCGCGGCGTCCAGGCTGCGAGAGCTGGCCAGGTCGAGGCCGAAGGGCTTCTCGACGACCAGCCGTGCCCGCTCGGTCAGGCCCTCGCGCCCGAGCATGGCCGCCATCGACTCCAGCACGTCCGGCGGCACGGAGAGGTAGAGCAGCCGGCGCACGTTGCCCACCTCGGTGTCGAGGTCGTCCTCGACGGCCCGGACCACCTCGGCGAGGTCGGAGCCGTCCTCATCGGTGGCCGCGCAGTAGCTCAGCCGCCCCAGCAGGTCCTCCAGCACCCCCTCGTCGACGTCGTCGACGGCGTCGTCGACCGCCTGCCGGACCAGGTCGCGGACCTCGTCGTCGGACCGCTCGCTGCGGCCGCTGCCGACGACGGCGTATTCCTCGGGGAGGAGCCCGCGGGCGGCCAGCGTGTAGAGGCCCGGGAAGAGCTTGCGGGCAGCCAGGTCGCCGGTGGCGCCGAAGAGGACCAGGACGTGGGGCGGAAGGTCGCGCATGCCCCCATGGTGGCAAGTGGTCGAAGCGGCTGCCCGGCTGCGCGGGCGCGGCACCTAGACTGAGGCGCGTGGAGGTCCCTGAGAAGTTCGCCGCGCTCGGTCTCACCTACGACGACGTGCTGCTGCTGCCCGGCCACTCCGACCTGGCACCCAGCGACATCGACACCACCTCGCGGTTGACCCGCGAGATCTCGCTGCGCGTGCCGCTCGTCAGCGCGGCCATGGACACCGTGACCGAGTCGCGGATGGCGATCGCGATGGCGCGCCAAGGCGGTCTCGGGGTGCTGCACCGCAACCTGTCGGTCGCCGACCAGGCCTACCAGGTCGACCTCGTGAAGCGGACCCAGACCGGCATCATCTCCAACCCCGTCACGATCGGGCCCGATGCGACGCTGGAGGACCTCGACCGGATCTGTGGGGAGTACCGCGTCTCGGGCCTGCCGGTCGTCGACGTGGAGGAGCGGCTGCTCGGCATCTGCACCAACCGCGACCTGCGTTTCACCCCGGTCGCGGAGTGGGCCACCACCAAGGTGGACGAGGTCATGACGCGGATGCCGCTGGTCACCGGCCACGTCGGCATCTCCCGCGACGAGGCCACGGCACTGCTGCGCAAGCACAAGAGGGAGCGGCTCCCGCTCGTCGACGAGCAGGGCCGTCTCGCGGGCCTGATCACCGTCAAGGACTTCGTGAAGTCCGAGCAGTTCCCGAAGGCGTCCAAGGACGCCGACGGTCGGCTCATGGTCGGTGCCGCGATCGGCTACTTCGGCGACGCCTGGGACCGCGCGACCACGCTGGTCGAGGCGGGCGTCGACGTGCTGGTGGCCGACACCGCCCACGGCAACGTGCGGCTGCTGCTCGACATGGTCGCCCGGCTGAAGTCCGACCCCGCGACCGCCCACGTTCAGGTGATCGGCGGCAACGTCGCGACCCGTGAGGGCGCGCAGGCCTTCGTCGACGCGGGGGCCGACGCGGTCAAGGTCGGCGTCGGGCCGGGTTCGATCTGCACCACCCGGGTCGTCACCGGCGTGGGGGTCCCCCAGATCACCGCGGTCCACGACGCCTCGCTGGCGTGCCGGCCCGCCGGCGTACCCGTCATCGCCGACGGGGGCATGAAGTACTCCGGCGAGATCGCGAAGGCGATCGTCGCGGGCGCCGACACGGTCATGGTGGGGTCGCTGCTCGCCGGCTGCGAGGAGTCACCCGGTGAGCTGGTGTTCGTCAACGGCAAGCAGTACAAGTCCTACCGCGGGATGGGCTCGCTCGGCGCGATGAGCAGCCGGGGCAAGAAGTCGTACTCGAAGGACCGCTACTTCCAGGCCGAGGTGGCCTCCGACGACGAGATCGTCCCCGAGGGCATCGAGGGCCAGGTGGCCTACCGGGGACCGCTGGCCGCCGTCGCCCACCAGCTGATCGGCGGCCTCAACCAGTCGATGTTCTACGTCGGCGCGCGGACCGTCCCCGAGCTGCAGGAGAAGGGTCGGTTCGTGCGCATCACCTCGGCCTCGCTCACCGAGAGCCACCCCCACGGGGTCCAGATGACCAGCGAGGCCCCCAACTACACCGGCCGCTGACCACCCTGACCCCGCCGAGCCGTCACTTGTGCTGGTTCAGATGGCGCCGAGCCGTCACTTGTGCTGGTTCAGATGGGGCCGAGCCGTCAGTTCTGCTGGTTCACGAGCCGCCGAGCCGTCAGTTCTGCAGCGTGAACACAGCCCTCTGACGCCTCCTGCCATGAGCGCCACGGTGGGCTCGCGCCACGCCTGGCGGCTCGTCGGACCGGGTAAACCAGCTGCAGTGACGGCTCGGCACGGTCTGAACCAGCTGCAGTGACGGCTCGGCACGGTCTGAACCAGCACAAGTGACGGCTCGGCAGGGTGTGGACCAGCCGGAGTGACGGGTCAGCCGGCGTCGCGGTAGAGGCAGAACGGGTGGCCGGCGGGGTCGAGCATGACGCGGACGTCGTCCTGGGGCTGGTACGACGCCTGGGTGGCGCCGAGGCCCTCCGCCGCGCGGACGGCGTCGGGCACCGAGCGGACGCCGACGTCGAGGTGGAGCTGCATCTGCTGGTCACCCGGCGTCGTCGGCCACGCGGGCGGCACGTGCTCCTCCTCGAGCTGGAAGGCAAGATAGGTCCGCGTCCCGCTCCGGTGGAGGGTGACGAACGCCGGATCGCCCTGGTCGAGGTCGCCGCCGAGCAGCGCCTGGTAGAACCGACCGAGCCCGGGGGGATCGGGTGTGCCGATCACCGTGCCGAGCCATCCCGAGAGTCCGCCGATGCCGTCCACGGGGGTCATCCTGCACCGGCCACCGGTCCGGGGTCGACCGACTCGGTAGCCTGACGGCGTGACGGAGATCGAGATCGGCCGGGCCAAGCGGGGTCGCCGCGCCTTTTCCTTCGACGACATCGCCATCGTCCCCTCCCGGCGTACCCGCGACCCCGAGGAGGTCAGCACCGCCTGGCAGATCGACGCCTACCGGTTCGAGCTCCCGATCGTCGCCGCGCCGATGGACTCGGTCATGTCGCCGACGACCGCCATCGCCCTGGGCCGCCACGGCGGGCTCGGCGTCCTCAACCTCGAGGGGCTCTGGACCCGCTACGACGACCCGACCGCGCTGCTCGCGGAGGTGGCCGACCTCGACGGCGCCGAGGCGACCACCCGGATGCAGGACATGTACGCCGAGCCGATCAAGCCCGAGCTGATCACGGCCCGCCTCCACCAGATGCGCGACGCGGGCGTGACCGTGGCGGGCAGCCTGAGCCCGCAGCGGACCAAGGAGTTCGCCAAGACCGTCGTGGACGCCGGCGTCGACATGTTCGTGATCCGGGGCACCACCGTCAGTGCCGAGCACGTCTCGAGCCAGGCCGAGCCGCTCAACCTCAAGGAGTTCATCTACGAGCTCGACGTACCGGTCATCGTCGGCGGGTGTGCGACCTACCAGGCCGCCCTCCACCTCATGCGCACCGGCGCGGCCGGCGTCCTCGTCGGGTTCGGCGGGGGAGCGGCCCACACCACGCGCACCGTCCTCGGCCTGGCGGTCCCCATGGCCAGCGCCGTCGCCGACGTGGCCGCTGCGCGCCGCGACTACCTCGACGAGTCCGGCGGCCGCTACGTCCACGTGATCGCCGACGGCTCCATCGGCCGCTCGGGTGACATCGCCAAGGCCGTCGCCTGCGGTGCCGACGCGGTCATGGTCGGCTCGCCGTTCGCCCGCGCCAGCGACGCCCCGGGCCACGGCTTCCACTGGGGGACCGAGGCCCACCACCCCGAGCTGCCCCGCGGCCAGCGGGTCCAGTTCGAGACGGTGGGCACGCTCGAGGAGATCCTGTTCGGCCCCTCGCGGGTCGCCGACGGGACGATGAACCTCGTGGGCGCGCTGCGCCGGGCGATGGCCACCACGGGCTACACCGAGCTCAAGGAGTTCCAGCGGATCGAGGTCGTCGTCGAGTGACGGGTGGGCTGGGGCCGGCGAGCCGCGAGGAGTCCCTCGCGGCGATGAGCGCCGCGACCCCGGAGCGGCCGATCGACGTCCTCGTCGTCGGTGGGGGGATCACCGGCGTCGGCATCGCCAACGACGCCGCGACCCGCGGCCTCTCGGTAGGGCTGCTCGAGCAGCGCGACCTGGCCTCCGGCACCAGCAGCCGCAGCTCGAAGCTGGTCCACGGTGGGCTTCGCTACCTCGAGATGCTCGACTTCGGGCTGGTGCGCGAGGCGCTCTCCGAGCGCGGGCTGCAGCTGACGCGGCTGGCGCCCCACCTGGTGCGGCCGGTGCCCTTCCTCTACCCGCTCCACCGCACGCTCGAGCGGCCCTACGTCGGCGCCGGGCTGGCGCTCTACGACGCGATGGCGATGCTGGGCAAGTACGACATGGGCGTGCCACGCCACCGCCACCTGTTCCGCAAGCAGGTCGCGCGGATCGCCCCCGACCTGCGCACCGACGAGCTGTCCGGGGCGATCAAGTACTACGACTGCCAGGTCGACGACGCCCGCCTGGTCGTGTCGATCGCGCGGACGGCCGCCTCCTACGGCGCCCACGTCGCCACCCGCACCCGGGTGTCGGGGTTCCTCCGCGACGGTGACCAGGTCGTGGGGGTCCGGGCCACGGACCTCGAGACGGGTCGCGAGCTCGAGGTGCGGGCCCGGGTCGTCATCAACGCGGCCGGCGTCTGGACCGACGAGATCCAGCAGCTCGCGGGTGCGGGCCGGCTCCACGTCCGCGCCTCCAAGGGGATCCACCTCGTGGTGCCGCGCGACCGGATCCGTTCGGAGTGCGGGATCATCACCCGCACCGAGAAGTCCGTGCTCTTCGTCATCCCGTGGGGCACCCACTGGATCATCGGCACCACCGACACCCCGTGGGACCTCGACAAGGCCCATCCGGCCGCCAGTCGTGCCGACATCGACTACCTGCTCGGCCACGCCAACCGGGTGCTGCGGGAGCCGCTCGACCACACCGACGTCGAGGGGGTGTACGCCGGGCTGCGACCGCTCCTGTCGGGCGAGACCGAGCCGACCTCGCGGATCTCCCGCGAGCACACCGTCACCGTCCCGGCCCCGGGACTCGTGCTGATCGCCGGCGGCAAGCTGACGACGTGGCGGGTCATGGCCAAGGACGCCATCGACGCCGTGGTCGACCTGCTCGAGGACACCCAGGCGCCGGTGCGCACCTGCATCACCGACCGGGTCCCGCTCGCGGGCGCGTCCGGCTTCGAGGCCCGCACCAACCAGCGGGTCATGCTGGCGCGCCGCGCCGGGCTGAGCCTGGCCCACGTCGACCATCTGCTGGGCCGCTACGGCGGCCTGATCGACGAGCTGCTCGACCTGATGGAGGAGAGCCCCGGGCTGGCCGAGCCGTTGGAGGGCAGCGAGGGGATCTACCTGCGCGCCGAGGTGGTGCACGCGGTCACCCACGAGGGTGCCCGGCACCTCGACGACGTGCTCACCCGACGTACCCGCATCTCGATCGAGACCTTCGACCGCGGCACCGTCGCCGCCCGCCCGACGGCGGAGCTGATGGCGGAGGCGCTGGGGTGGGACGAGTCCCGCGTCGCCGAGGAGGTCGACCACTACCTGCGCCGGGTGGAGGCCGAGCGGCAGTCGCAGCGGAAGCTCACCGACCAGGAGGCCGACGAGGCCCGCGTGAGCGCGCCGGAGATCGCCGGCCCCGCTTGACAGCGCGCCGCAGTGTGTCAAGCGTCTCAGTCGGTCCGCATACTCTGGATCACGAGACCGGGGTCACATACTCTCGGTAGGCATGAGCGCCACCAACCCCTCCGGCGGACCGCTGGTCGACGGTCCGGCCGACCCCGAGCACGACCCCCGCGCTTCCTACGCACTCGAGCCCGACGACGTACGCCGGCTGACCGGCCGCGTCCTCGCCAGCGGCGGGGAGACCACGCCCGTCTCGTCGCCGCTCAACGGCCAGCCGCTGGCCCACGTGCCCCAGTCGTCGACCGCCGACGTGCGGGACGCCGTCGCGCGGGCCCGCCGCGCCCAGGAGACCTGGGCCCGCACCCCGGTGGCCGAGCGGGCCGCCGTGCTGCTGCGCCTCCACGACCTGGTCCTCGACCGGCAGGCCGAGATCTGTGACCTGGTCGGTCTGGAGTCCGGCAAGGCGCGCAAGGACGCGTTCCTCGAGGTGGCCCACGTCGCGCTCACCGCGCGCTACTACGCCCGCACCGCCGAGGACCACCTCGCGACCCGGCGGGTCCCGGGCATGTTCCCGGGTCTCACCCACGTGGAGCTCAACCGGGTGCCGAAGGGTGTCGTGGGCATCATCTCGCCCTGGAACTACCCCTTCACGATGGCGCTCTGCGACGGGCTGCCGGCGCTGGCTGCCGGGAACGCCGTGGTCATCAAGCCCGACGCCCAGACCATGCTCACCGCGCTGCTGGGGGCCGAGCTGCTCGAGCAGGCCGGCCTCCCGCGCGACCTCTGGCAGGTCGTGGCCGGCCCGGGCAAGGACATCGGTCCGCCGCTCATCGAGGGCTCCGACTACATCTGCTTCACCGGCTCGACGGCCACGGGCCGGCTCATCGCCTCCCAGTGTGCCGACCGGTTGATCGGGTGCTCGCTGGAGCTCGGCGGCAAGAACCCGTTGCTGGTGCTCCGGGACGCCGACCTGGAGAAGGCCGCCGAGGGTGCCACCCGCGCGGCGTTCTCCAACGCCGGACAGCTCTGCGTCTCCACCGAGCGGTTCTACGTCGCCGACCAGGTCTACGACCGCTTCGTCGAGCGGTTCGTGGCCCGGACCGAGGCGATGACGCTCGGCTCCACGCTCGACTGGTCGGTCGACATGGGTCCCCTGATCTCCCAGCAGCAGCTCGACACGGTCACCACCCACGTCGAGGACGCGGTGAGCAAGGGCGCGAGGCTGCTCACCGGCGGCCGCCCCCGCCCCGACCTCGGCCCGTACTTCTACGAGCCGACGATCCTCGAGGGCGTCACCCCCGAGATGACCTGCTTCGGCCACGAGACCTTCGGGCCGGTGGTGGCGCTCTACCGCTTCCACGACGAGGCCGACGCGGTGGCGCGGGCCAACCAGGGCGACTACGGCCTCAACGCCTCGATCTACAGCCAGGACGGCCGTCGCGCCCGGCAGATCGCCCGCGAGATCAGGTGCGGGACGGTCAACATCAACGAGGGCTTCGGAGCGACCTTCGGGACGCTGGCCGCCCCCATGGGCGGCATGCGGCAGTCCGGGATGGGGCGCCGGCAGGGGAGCGAGGGCATCCTCCGCTACACCGAGACGCAGTCGGTCGGCACCCAGCGCGGCCTACGCATCGGACCGTCGTTCGGGCTGGACCAGGAGCAGTACGCCGCGGTGATGACCGCCTCGCTGCGCGTGCTCAAGAAGCTGGGGCGTGCCTGAGCGATGACCCACTACGACGTCCTGGTGATCGGGTCCGGCTTCGGCGGCTCCGTCACGGCCCTGCGGCTCACCGAGAAGGGCTACCGGGTGGGCGTCCTGGAGGCCGGCGCCCGCTTCGAGGACAGCGACTTCGCCGCGACGTCGTTCGACACCAGGCGGTTCCTCTTCGCCCCCGCGGTCGGCTGCTACGGCATCCAGCGCATCGACATGGTCAGGGACTGCCTGATCCTGGCCGGCGCCGGTGTGGGCGGCGGCTCGCTCGTCTACGCCAACACGCTCTACGAACCCCTCGAGGCCTTCTACCGCGATCCCTCGTGGGCCCACATCACCGACTGGAAGCGCGAGCTGGCGCCCTACTACGACCAGGCGAAGCGGATGCTCGGCGTGGTCGACTACCCCCACCGCACCCCGTCCGACGACGTGATGGAGAAGGTGGCCGGCGAGATGGGGGTGGGGCACACGTTCCACCCGACCCCGGTCGGCGTGTTCTTCGGCGGTCCCGGGCAGCAGCCCGGGGAGCCGGTCGCCGACCCCTACTTCGGGGGTGTCGGCCCCGACCGCAACCCGTGCCGCAACTGCGGCGAGTGCATGACCGGGTGCCGCCACAACGCGAAGAACACCCTGGTGAAGAACTACCTCTACCTGGCCGAGCAGGCCGGGGCGGTCGTGCACCCGCTGACCACGGTCACCCGGGTCAGGCCACGCCCGGCCGGCGGCTACACCGTGGAGGCCCGCTGGACCAAGGCGAAGCTGTCGCGGCGTACGGCGACCAGGACGTTCACCGCCGACCAGGTGGTCTTCTCCGCGGCCGCCCTGGGCACCCAGCGCCTGCTCCACCGGCTGAAGGCCGAGGGCGACCTGCCGCTGCTGTCGGACCGGCTGGGCCACCTCACGCGCACCAACAGCGAGTCGATCCTCGGCGCGATCGCACCCGACCTGAGCGTGGACTACACCGAGGGGGTGGCGATCACCTCCTCCTTCCACCCCGACGCCGACACCCACGTGGAGCCGGTCCGCTACGGCAAGGGCTCCAACTTCATGGCGCTCCTCCAGACCGTGCTCACCGACGGGGAGGGCCCGCTGCCGCGCTGGCGCACCTGGCTGCGGGAGCTGTGGGTCGAACGCC
The genomic region above belongs to Nocardioides coralli and contains:
- a CDS encoding succinic semialdehyde dehydrogenase, which encodes MSATNPSGGPLVDGPADPEHDPRASYALEPDDVRRLTGRVLASGGETTPVSSPLNGQPLAHVPQSSTADVRDAVARARRAQETWARTPVAERAAVLLRLHDLVLDRQAEICDLVGLESGKARKDAFLEVAHVALTARYYARTAEDHLATRRVPGMFPGLTHVELNRVPKGVVGIISPWNYPFTMALCDGLPALAAGNAVVIKPDAQTMLTALLGAELLEQAGLPRDLWQVVAGPGKDIGPPLIEGSDYICFTGSTATGRLIASQCADRLIGCSLELGGKNPLLVLRDADLEKAAEGATRAAFSNAGQLCVSTERFYVADQVYDRFVERFVARTEAMTLGSTLDWSVDMGPLISQQQLDTVTTHVEDAVSKGARLLTGGRPRPDLGPYFYEPTILEGVTPEMTCFGHETFGPVVALYRFHDEADAVARANQGDYGLNASIYSQDGRRARQIAREIRCGTVNINEGFGATFGTLAAPMGGMRQSGMGRRQGSEGILRYTETQSVGTQRGLRIGPSFGLDQEQYAAVMTASLRVLKKLGRA
- a CDS encoding VOC family protein → MDGIGGLSGWLGTVIGTPDPPGLGRFYQALLGGDLDQGDPAFVTLHRSGTRTYLAFQLEEEHVPPAWPTTPGDQQMQLHLDVGVRSVPDAVRAAEGLGATQASYQPQDDVRVMLDPAGHPFCLYRDAG
- the zwf gene encoding glucose-6-phosphate dehydrogenase encodes the protein MRDLPPHVLVLFGATGDLAARKLFPGLYTLAARGLLPEEYAVVGSGRSERSDDEVRDLVRQAVDDAVDDVDEGVLEDLLGRLSYCAATDEDGSDLAEVVRAVEDDLDTEVGNVRRLLYLSVPPDVLESMAAMLGREGLTERARLVVEKPFGLDLASSRSLDAALREVAEEDQVFRIDHFLGKEAVQNILALRFANGVLEPAWNRHSIESVQIDVPETLGMEGRGSFYESTGCLRDMVSTHLCQLLGFVALEEPEDLDERSVRDAKAAVFESLRPLDPSRVVLGQYDGYRDEDDVDDDSDVETLVALEAYVDNDRWRDVPFLLRTGKRMAETRRTITLRFRTPATTVLPGAECAANELVLELTDDVQIQLDVRAKRPGPTMHLTEGTFRLDLAEDVDEEEAEPLAAYERLLLDTLEGDRTFFTRSDEVDRLWQVVQPVLDDRPQVHPYEPGSWGPEAAVALAPGGWRLGR
- a CDS encoding GuaB3 family IMP dehydrogenase-related protein, with the protein product MTEIEIGRAKRGRRAFSFDDIAIVPSRRTRDPEEVSTAWQIDAYRFELPIVAAPMDSVMSPTTAIALGRHGGLGVLNLEGLWTRYDDPTALLAEVADLDGAEATTRMQDMYAEPIKPELITARLHQMRDAGVTVAGSLSPQRTKEFAKTVVDAGVDMFVIRGTTVSAEHVSSQAEPLNLKEFIYELDVPVIVGGCATYQAALHLMRTGAAGVLVGFGGGAAHTTRTVLGLAVPMASAVADVAAARRDYLDESGGRYVHVIADGSIGRSGDIAKAVACGADAVMVGSPFARASDAPGHGFHWGTEAHHPELPRGQRVQFETVGTLEEILFGPSRVADGTMNLVGALRRAMATTGYTELKEFQRIEVVVE
- a CDS encoding GMC oxidoreductase, with the translated sequence MTHYDVLVIGSGFGGSVTALRLTEKGYRVGVLEAGARFEDSDFAATSFDTRRFLFAPAVGCYGIQRIDMVRDCLILAGAGVGGGSLVYANTLYEPLEAFYRDPSWAHITDWKRELAPYYDQAKRMLGVVDYPHRTPSDDVMEKVAGEMGVGHTFHPTPVGVFFGGPGQQPGEPVADPYFGGVGPDRNPCRNCGECMTGCRHNAKNTLVKNYLYLAEQAGAVVHPLTTVTRVRPRPAGGYTVEARWTKAKLSRRTATRTFTADQVVFSAAALGTQRLLHRLKAEGDLPLLSDRLGHLTRTNSESILGAIAPDLSVDYTEGVAITSSFHPDADTHVEPVRYGKGSNFMALLQTVLTDGEGPLPRWRTWLRELWVERRSVRDLYDLRHWSERTVIALVMQSLDNSITTFPQRTPLGWRLSSRQGHGRPNPTWIPAANEAVRRMARVMGGTPGGSIGEPFNRPLTAHFIGGCTIGDSPESGVVDPYQRVYGYPGLHVVDGSAISANLGVNPSLTITAQAERAMAYWPNKGQADPRPDLGEAYEQVAPVRPARPVVPDAAPGALRLPVVGVS
- the glpD gene encoding glycerol-3-phosphate dehydrogenase encodes the protein MSAATPERPIDVLVVGGGITGVGIANDAATRGLSVGLLEQRDLASGTSSRSSKLVHGGLRYLEMLDFGLVREALSERGLQLTRLAPHLVRPVPFLYPLHRTLERPYVGAGLALYDAMAMLGKYDMGVPRHRHLFRKQVARIAPDLRTDELSGAIKYYDCQVDDARLVVSIARTAASYGAHVATRTRVSGFLRDGDQVVGVRATDLETGRELEVRARVVINAAGVWTDEIQQLAGAGRLHVRASKGIHLVVPRDRIRSECGIITRTEKSVLFVIPWGTHWIIGTTDTPWDLDKAHPAASRADIDYLLGHANRVLREPLDHTDVEGVYAGLRPLLSGETEPTSRISREHTVTVPAPGLVLIAGGKLTTWRVMAKDAIDAVVDLLEDTQAPVRTCITDRVPLAGASGFEARTNQRVMLARRAGLSLAHVDHLLGRYGGLIDELLDLMEESPGLAEPLEGSEGIYLRAEVVHAVTHEGARHLDDVLTRRTRISIETFDRGTVAARPTAELMAEALGWDESRVAEEVDHYLRRVEAERQSQRKLTDQEADEARVSAPEIAGPA
- the guaB gene encoding IMP dehydrogenase, encoding MEVPEKFAALGLTYDDVLLLPGHSDLAPSDIDTTSRLTREISLRVPLVSAAMDTVTESRMAIAMARQGGLGVLHRNLSVADQAYQVDLVKRTQTGIISNPVTIGPDATLEDLDRICGEYRVSGLPVVDVEERLLGICTNRDLRFTPVAEWATTKVDEVMTRMPLVTGHVGISRDEATALLRKHKRERLPLVDEQGRLAGLITVKDFVKSEQFPKASKDADGRLMVGAAIGYFGDAWDRATTLVEAGVDVLVADTAHGNVRLLLDMVARLKSDPATAHVQVIGGNVATREGAQAFVDAGADAVKVGVGPGSICTTRVVTGVGVPQITAVHDASLACRPAGVPVIADGGMKYSGEIAKAIVAGADTVMVGSLLAGCEESPGELVFVNGKQYKSYRGMGSLGAMSSRGKKSYSKDRYFQAEVASDDEIVPEGIEGQVAYRGPLAAVAHQLIGGLNQSMFYVGARTVPELQEKGRFVRITSASLTESHPHGVQMTSEAPNYTGR
- a CDS encoding glycoside hydrolase family 15 protein, yielding MSGQAAISDHGIIGDLRSCALVATDGTIDWFCPQRFDGPSVFGRLLDEDAGHWGIEIVGGHSRTHQFYLPDSAVLVTRFMCPAGVAEVHDFFPLLQAHDPDHRQRLVRRIRSVRGEVTIRTVLQARPDYGRERPSPQRTDAGVLLVDGDVRLGITATHDLEVVDGGVAAEVTLDHGQEARFTLHVLEAGDDLPEESDLEHAFEETTRFWRSWLDRSLYRGRWREMVQRSAITLKLLTHEPTGAVVAAPTTSLPEEVGGERNWDYRYVWVRDAAFTIYALLRLGFTDEAASFMRWLSERMGDDTTSEGGSDGSGLGPLRNLYDLDGNVPGTEHELDHLRGHADSRPVRVGNAAAEQLQLDIYGEVIDSVYLYNKYGPGISVDAWRDMTRIVDWVAEHWEREDAGMWEIRDDPRPHTTSRLMCWVAIERMIRMARQRGLPGDLSAWGRVRDAIQRHVVEDCWNDELGSFVQHAGGDTVDAGLLLMPLVKFLAPNDPRFLSTLEALEDRLVADSLVFRYDLGRAPDGLDGVEGTFSICSFWYVEALTRAGRLEDARLALEKMFTYANHLGLYAEQVGLTGDQLGNFPQAFTHLSLISAAINLDRALG